The region TGCAGTTAGTAAAAACATATTGCAAATActaatattacaaataatcgcATCTGCATATACATGTACACCATAATTTTGATACATGGTTCAAAATGATTTTCTTAGTTAGAGATTAATTGGTCAAGGGAAGAATCTTTCTAAAATGGAATGTCAAGAGGCCTAGATTTCACTATCTGATCCATTGGGCTCAAAAGCAAACTTATGGAGGGTAAGTAAGTAATTGTTTACCTAAatcaaagttttcttttaaatttggtcGAAAGAatacaatataatttattaaactgatattattttctgatattttttaataaacacaaGTTGGAGCAAACCCATGGGCTGAATCCACTAAGAAAAAGTCCACCATCGTATAGATTAGATATTATTGGGTATAGGAAAAGATGGAAGACCCATAGTCATAGAGCCAAGATGGATAAATTTTTTAGCAGAGGAAATTACAGGGTTCCTCAATTAAGGATGGGTGAATTTATCTCAGGTTTGATGCAAACATCTATTATTCAGAAACGCAGTTTTActatagataaatttaatcatttgatcaTTATTTTAACATTCTCCTTCACGTATGGGGCTCAAGCTCAACacgtaaaaaaaatttaatagaaattaGGTGAATGACTGagtcaaaattcaaactcattacctttaactttgataccatgtaaattATTTACCACATATCTtgaaagcttaagctaataagaagaTGTAAATTTGATCATTTAATCATGACTTTaataatttcaatttcaattgcATGTTATGCTATTGTTCATCGTCATCCACTATGTGGTTTATTTGTCCTTTCACTTGCTTGAAAAAACAATTCATCAAACATTCACATTTATAGTTTTATGCAAATCTACagcaaagggaaaaaaaaatattgattaactTTGGACCAAGCCcgttattgaattacaaaataacacattttctcttaaaaattaaatacaacatAAAACTAAATACTAGAAATCCAGTTAACTAATAACATCTAAATAACATTATAAGACTAAATTAATCGGGACTCAATGATCTCGTGTCTAAGGCAGCATTAAGTGGACTAGCTAAACTATCTGCCGCCATCCGGTGGTTTCAATAGATGGTTTCCTATGCTATCGTACCCAGCAGTTGTGTAGATAGAAGAACAGTCAGTGCTAGAATCAATGCTAAAAGAGTGTGCAGGTTCAAAGAGCAAGTACTCAGTCTCTTCTGTATAGAGATTAGCCTTTCCTGGTGGATTCTTTCTCATAATTCTCAAACCCTCCAGCTCCATTGCCACTTCCTTCATAGAGGGCCTATCCTCCCCGCTTACACTTAAGCACCTTTTTACAAGATTAGCCACTTCCTTTAGTTCTTCAATATTACCCTCATTTATAATTTGATTGTCAAGAATTTGCAGTACACGATCCTCTTTCACTGTAGAAACAAATGACATAGAAAGATTTATGTCCCTTCTTGTCCCATCGGAGAAAACTACCTTCTTACCTGTCAATAGCTCTGCCAAAACAACACCAAAGCTATAGACATCACTTTTTTCTGTTAGTTGGCCAGTATGAAAATATTCTGGGTCCAAGTACCCGAAAGTGCCCTGCACCAAAGTGGTTACTTGTGCTTGATCAAGAGAAATTTGCCTTGAAGCTCCAAAATCAGCTACTTTTGCAGTGAGATTATCATCTAAAAGTATATTTGCTGTTTTTACATCTCTGTGAATAATTGGCATAGATGCTTCAGAGTGTAAGTATGCAAGCGCTCTAGCAGTTTCTACTGCTATCTTGAGACGATTTTCCCACGAGAGTTGGGATGAGTGACTTTTATCATGAATGTGGTAAAAGAGGGTCCCGTTTGTGATGAATTCATAAACTAATAAGGGCACTTCTGTTTCAAGACAACACCCTAATAGCTTAACTACATTCCTATGATTGATTTGGGTTAGTAAAAGCACCTCATTTATGAATTGCTTGGTTTGGCTTTGATCAAAACCTTTGGACTTCTTAATGGCAACCACTTTGTTATCTGGTAATACTCCTTTGTAAACAGTTCCATTGCCACCTTGGCCAAGAATCCTACTCTCATCGTAGTTGTTAGTCGCTCTTTTAAGCTCTTCTGTGCTAAAAATTTTTGCTCGCTCTACAGAGCCTGTGTAATTCGAGAGTAGTTGTTGTAACATTAAGCCACCATTTTGTTGGAATAGTTTCTCCTTGAGCTTGATGAGATTTCTTCTTTTCAGTCCCCAATATATCCAAGAACCTCCAACGAGCAATATTGAGAGGCTTATGCCAATTCCTGCAAATGTTAAAGTTAAACTATGAATTTGGACCAAAATTAATACCATCGTCTTTGTTACCGCATATACTTTGACAACATTGTATAATGTTATATGctacatttttattccaaaaCTATTTTGCAATACTGAAGTAGTTTCAactaattcttaatttttttaattttttttaataatgactaATTCAATGGTTAGTTATGACTATCACATCAATACTGTAATATAATTGcatgataaaaatgtggtttacTACATTACTcttaaatattttctcaatcAAGTGAATccataaattttctttttacaaaaactATGTGAAATGTCACATATACGCTTCAGATATTATacaaaaagcaaaataataataataattattattattttattttattttgtggggGAGGATAATGCGTAGGCTATGATGTAGGATATATGAGGCCTACAAGGGAATTTAcgcattaaaaaaagaaagaaaaaaaaaaaaagaaggggtatTTGAGCAGAGAGATGATAGTCGAAGATCGATCGGTTGACTAAATAAACATGTagtttgtttctaaaaaaaaaaaaaaaaagaaagaaagagagtctGGTTTTGACTagtttttaataattgtttgtTGAATAAAACTTTATCTCTTCTAGAGAGCTTTCTCCATATTTTATTAGTGGATTCCATTGACGCTTTAATGTTGCGTCAATCGGTATCagaattttattcaataaattGTATTCACCTTCGTTTGTATCAATTTGCCTTCAAACTCGTGAAGGACTCGTGAAGGAGTTTCAAGAATCATCCAAATTAAACACCCCGTATTCCTTCCAGCGTAGCCAAATCAACTTTAGAGGTTTTATATTGGTGGTGCAACCCCCTCGGCAAGGGGTCCAACCACTTCCCTAGCCCTCAATTTTTTTACATCCGTTTTGTtacatcttttaaaaatttttatatGATCTTTTAGGCCAGGATATATAGCCGATATTTCAAATGGCTTCTACTAGAAACTCGATTGGAAATGTAATGCAAGTTAGAAATTAAACGAGTAAAAAATGACTATATCCTAAGATTGTTATTAAAATTGAGCTGCCCAGATAGTTATCTGCGATTTCATGTTAAAATTAAAGatatagaacaaaaaaaaataagttacaATATTTatgattctatatatatatacttacccAGTTCAATAGCGATCCTCCTAAATTGGCTGACTATAGGACGGCACGCTGTCCCATTTGTCCTCCCATCACCTTCGTACCCCTTGGGACAACTACATTTGAAACTCCCCGCAATGTTTACGCATATCTTGTTGCAGAAACTCCCCGTAATATTAATGTTTTCGCATGTCTTGTTGCAGGGGTTTGGATTTTCTTCGCACTCATTAATATCTGAAACACAGTGCATGCAGTAGCAATACAACCAacttgtcatatatatatatatatacttgtgcAAATCAAAATCAAGCCCAGTAAGCTCAGccaaatggggaaaaaaaagaagaagaaagaaacaaaatgtgtatatatatatatcatattaccTTTGCAACCATCAAAGAAGTCGTATGGGTTCCCTTCATAACCTGAGGGGCATTTGCAAAGATAACCAGGACCGTTGGTGGAATTGAAACATTCGCTATTCGCTCCCTTACATGCATAGGTTGTCGAATTTTTCTTAGCATCTCCGCATGTCTCATTCCCAACTGCCCAATCAAGAACCACAGGAACAGTCTGTTTGTTGTGTATATTTACAAGATCTGAGGAGGAAAAGTTGTATGCTTTTTCTTCCGCTACAAAACTGAAACTACATGGACTGAACTTGCCTACTGCGGAGTCATTGAGCAAGCTCCCAGCAGTCCAAAGAAAACTACTCATTTCTTTTTGCAGAGAAGTCTGGCAACAGCCAATTCCCTCGCAAGACCCGTTAACAACACTGTCAATACTGTCACAGAGAGACAAGCATCCAGCCGTGTAACTCTCGGCGTCTGCCGATGTCCCAGCAATAACCGCAAAAGTGTCGCAACCGACTGCAAAGAACTTGTTCTTCGTATATGAGATGAGAAAGTACTTAAACAAAGGGAACTCGTAATAGCTGTTGTTGGCGTTATACCCGGGCTCGTTGGGGCAATCACGGGCTATGAGGCTTGAGACTCGAATTTCACCCTCCATTAATGATACGTCTAGGACCTTTAATTCATTACTGAGGCCCAGAAATGGCGTTGAGTCCTTACAAGTGATGAGAAAAGATGAATTGAGATAACAGCCCTCGCTTGTTCCAAATGGATACGGAATATGAAGCGATCCACATGCTCTGTTGCAGATTGAATAGGGTTCTGATGCTGCTAAAATTATGGCCCCTAGTAGCAGTAGTTGTTGCAAAAGTATTTCACGCAAAGCCATCACTTGCCTTCTCTGTGTATCTACTActcttttctttgttgtgcCAAGTATATCTTGTAGCGAAACTCAGCACTGGATGAACaataacaagaaaagaaatagatttAAGGAGCAAGTACAGTCCACCCACTTGATATATAATGAGCAAATAAATTGGCGTAATGGAAGTAAAGAACTATACTTATCCAATAAGTGAGGCCACGTGGTTGGCTTTACTTTCCAAGAAGTAACGGAGAAGTAAGTCCTTTGAAGACTCCTTGcctatataatataataagCAGCACACGGTTTGAAGAGCCGGTGGAAATCCAAAGAATctcaaagcaaaagaaaaatgaaagaagcaaAGAAGGAAAGTTTATAGTTTATGATGTGCGGGACCAAGTGAAAAAAAtagggatatttattttttttcatgtgtcGTATAGCAATATATAAGAGAGTAAAATTTGAATGTATTGAAATTTTGGACTTTTAGTGATTTTCTTCGTGTAATTATCTTtagtagtgaatttttttttgcctctCTTACCGGGGATGTacctcaatttaaaaaaattacttaaatttTGGTGTaatttatgattaatttattttttcttgtcttaattttttttgcatcTCATCGGTTATGAGAAATAAGACTTATTTCCTAGCATAATATGTAATTCATTGGTGACGATCAAAGTTTAAACTTGATGAGCTAGGCATCGCTTTTTGATTTTCCTGAAACCACAACCAGGGTAGGGCCTACTCATTTTTTGAGAAGATGGAAAAAGAACGAGCAATTACATTTGTAATTAACACTGGATTTGTTtggacataattttttttttttttttttttgtattttttgatatttgatgCAACTGAAAATAATGATTCACGAAAATCATTTATAGTTTGACAGAAAAgcctatttaatttttgaacaatgattcattttatgaatttaaacttttcattcttgtATGCAAGTTTGTGAGAATCCGTCATCGCCGGCTATTGGAATTTGTTGATAACTCGAATTTGCCGCCGAAGGTCCCCCTATTTCAGAATTTGACAATATTGGCCGGATTTCGGTCATTGGCTCCGGAATCTAGCACAGTGCCCGGATTCCATCAACTGTACATGACATATTTAGGCGATACTGAACTGTGCCAGATTCCGGTAAATGTTACTGGAATCTTACCAGTGTTGCCCAAATCCGGCCACCATTGCCGGAATCTCGTCGCCAGTCATTTTTCAACGttagtaatttaattttttgtatgagccaaacacttaaaaatattttttaaaaaaataatgttattaaaaataattttcgacAAAAACACATTACCCCAAAAGGAGGAGCGTAATATTAACTACTTTCCGTTTATTTGGTTGTCTTGCCAAGtggtgatttttatttatttcttagagCTACGTTCGCGCTGCCCAAACCTGACCGGTCTGAATATTCTTCGTTAATATTCAGTAGAGGAAACTCCCATTCCGTAAAGATAAATGacgaatatatatatgtaaagcaCCCAACAGGAAGCAATCAATGGCCCCGCAACGACGGTCCACGGAGACTAGCCGCCAAACAGGATATATAGTCAATATAGACATGCATGAAAAAATGAAACTACAGTAATGGACAAAAGAAACGACGGTCCACGGAGACTAGCCGCCCAACGTACAGGATATATAGTCAATATAGACATGCATGAAAAAATGAAACTACAGTAatggacaaaaaaaagaaaaaaaaaaaaaacactagacATGGAATTAAGTAATTAACATGTAGAAGCTGGTAGACTTGTCGGTGCAATCCGGCCAATCCAACGTAACATCtcaaatctaatgataattttaaaagttatatcaactatagaataaaaaaaaattttaaaaaaaaaaaaaaaaaaaaaaaaaaaagatagtttatagcattactctttcaaACTACAActtaattgataaaaaaaattatcaatatctccttaatgacaaaaatacctttaataaaataaaaataaaagttcttataaaaaaaaaactaaaactaagaattaaaaaaaaaaaattgaaaaaaaccaaggggtggaaatttaaaaagttttcattttctaaaagaaaagttctatttttttttttttttttttcgaatttatgaGATATgattgtcttattcaaaaaaataaataaattagggtcattttttttcttttgctaacctttggagacattgacaatttttgctAGATTAGGGGACATTGTCCCAATTAAAAGTTGGCGAAAACATTGCCCATTGGATAGTAGTTTAAAGGGTATGCGGACTTTTTCCTATAtaataccaaaataaaaaagaaaatgatgtgATTAGGAAGTGTTGCAACTCATATGTCTTAGAGCATTCTCAACCGCTTTctattgatttttcttaaatttagataacaaaactactttttacctTTCTATCTAAATACAATTCATAATAGCTTCATTAATTTATCGGtccatatatcaattaaatattacttCTTTACAAAATAATGCTTGGATGTATACTCTTATGTATATACTCTAGTACGGTGCGAAGTACTTAACGCACATGCACATGCGCACGCAAGTTTGGCAGTGGGTTGTAAGGCGCTAGTGACACTTTGATGGCGCACTTGGCACTTAGCACGAAGCATCGGAACTcggagcgatctaatcatgaTCTTTCAATTTCGGATGGTTATGATCAATCGATCTGgtggtttaatctaaaccatatgatgcttcttaggtagatccagtggttggatttactggaccatcactaaaataaactgtaaggtcaaatcacatttgatctaatggttgagattaataataacgatctaatgattattattaaataatcatagATAGTTATTTGATTTAATGGTCAAatttaagtgtctgttaaaatAGTAGTTTATGGCTGTTACTTaagcagttatggacggttgAATTAACAgttattttcaatattatacataagtaactgctgtccagttatcaaaaaaatacaaaagtaacTGCTGTACAGTGATTAATAAAAGAGATAACAAAACTTCATTTATCTTGAATGCTTTTTCAGATACCTTCtgtatttttaaatagaaaagtcTATGTCTGtctcttgctataatagaaaaatctagAAGTGTTCGGGTTTAATTTTCGTTAGTGCAAAatgcaattaaacaaacagaggattcttggctccattgtatcctggagaaatatttgctgtAACCTTTTGTATACCtttctggtgggggcaaataatttctttagGAAAGCGACATTGTAACGCGCCTTaggagcatttcgtttttctgctttcgttttctttttctaacattcttaagaaattattttttgcttcaATGGCACCGTAATCTCTGAAAGAACTTGCTGCTGATTTCATCAAACTCGAAAGGttttggaagccagatctacacttCTTGGACTATAAATGGTGGCTTTTTGGACTATGGTGGCTTGttatttgcttttctttattatttctttcgTTTTGGTATGACTGTTCATCTCAAGATGTCTTCTTTGGAGGAGTGGCCGAGCCAACGTGTCGTCGGCGGGATgattttttgccctttttttcacttttttctttgattttggaagccagatctacacttCTCCGCCGACTTCTGACTGACACGCGCCCCCCAGCCATGTTCCCCGTCGTCTTCCGCCCTTGCCGCCGCAAGCTCTGGTCATGTCGGTCGTCGGTGATCGGCGCGTGGGGCCTACGCGCCTGGGAGCTCTCTGCTCTGTGGTGCGCGTGAGGGCCACGCTCCGCCTTTTTTAGGCCGTGCTCGTTGGCATCCAGTTATACGGCGTCAGATCTTCATCTGGGTGGTCCAGGTGACGACCTGTGTCCTTCACGCGCCGCCGTCCGGCATCTTGGCCTTTTCCCCCACTGCCGGCAGcttgttttgggtgttttttgcCTACGTGTTTTTTGTGTTCTTCTCTTGTTTCTCCAGTCTCAGCCTGCTTGTACTTGGATCAaattttatgggaatatttgttggctaattACTAGATCAACCCTATTTCTTTAGAGAATGAACGTTATTGTAAGAGAGGCTCAAGTGTcctttttgtaaaatttatatttctgcttaggcagctgttttacaaagccagatccttctggcttagagagtTGGGGGGTCCTGTCCCTtactttcaagttgtaagcctaTGGGTTGTTTGTAGTATtaatgatagcacatgctattttgttcaaaaaaaaaaaaaaaacttctcatATATTCTTGCACGCATGTTTGTAAGAATTCGCCATCGTCGGCCATTGATGTTTGTTGGTAGCTCGAATCTGTCGTCGAAGGTTCCTGGATTTCAGGATCCGAGGGCACTGGCTGAATTCTAGTCATTGTCTCCGAAATCTAGCACagtggccggattccagccacCATTGCCAAATTCTGGCTACTGTGCTATATTCCCGTGATACTCAACGGAATTTGGCCATAGGCCAGATTCCTGGGAAACTGGTTTGCCAGTCGTGCCGAAATTTAGCCAGTGCTGCCGGATTCTGACAACCATCGGCGGAATCTCGTTGTCGGTTGTTTTTCAtcatcgatgattttttttcatataagccaaataccgaaaaatattttaagaaaaatcatttttgttgACCATATTTTTCgacggaaaacattttaagaTACTATTAATTACTGTTTGCCGTTTATTTGGTTCTCTTGCcaagtgatttttatttatttcttagaTTAATTAAGTGTTGCCCAAACCTGGTCTCAATATTCTTTGTTAATATTCAGTAGATCGAAGAAAGTCCCATTCTGTCAAGATATATTAAGGAATATATGTAAATCACCCAAAATGAAGCGATTAAGCGATTACAATctatattgataaaaaaaaattatcaatatcTCCTTAATAACGAAAACacctttaataaaataaaaaagaaaaataaaagaaaataaaaaaaccaagtggtggaaatttaaaaagttttcttttataaaaacaaGGTGACAATTCCTTGAGCAAATATAGCCATCATTTAGTAGAAAATggaaatatagttttttttttttttctttttttaagtacaaCAGCAATCAAGCTTACAAGAAGAATTCAAGgaactttaaaagaaaaagaagaatccatCCCAAAACAGGGAGGAATGGACGAACTAAAAGAACTAAACGATGAAACAGAGGTGGTAATGCAGCTAGAGGTAAATCTAGTCGCGGCCCAATCAGCCACATAGTGGGcgcagaagtttgcacttcggttgaTGTTACCAGCAGACCAGCTAGGAGTAGATGAAATAGTTGAAAAAAACTCCGATATAATGGATGAAATACGCCAGTCTTGAGTAATCGAAGGATTATTGATGGCAAGGTTAACTGTCAAGGAATCACCTTCAAATGTTACATGGGACAATCCCATAGATGAGCACAATGTAGCTGCAAGAAGAGCTGTGGTTGCTTCTCCATACAAGGGGGTGCATAAAGGACTAATTCTCGTCAAAACTTGAATAATAGCACCCGTTGAATCTCTACAAACGGCTGCTTGAGCTGAGAAGTTCCTACGGATTGCTGtatcataattaattttaaagcaTAGAGGAGCAGGCTTAGCCCAGATCTGACAAACAGGAGAAATTTTATTTGACCAAGCCCGGAAGTGTGTCCGAGATGTACGGTTAACATCAGCTGAGATTGATAAAGCATTCGGAATCCAACCATCATGATGAGCTTTGTTTCGAGAGTGCCAGATACGATCACAAGCTACCATTGCAAATATTTGGAACAAATGAAAATCTGCAGGTGGAATACCTATTGTTCCCGGATGAAGAATAACATTAAGCCAATTAGAAATTTCAGAAATACAGAGGGTAGTAATATCCAGTGACCAGAAAGAGTTCTTCCAAATGACCTTCGCAATAGGGCATGAGAAAAAAAGATGAAGCTGCGAATCTGTTGAAGCAGAACATAAAGAGCATGAAGAATCCCTTTGAGAAGTTGCAATAGACTGAGCAATTCGATCCTTGGTGGGGACAATGTTCCAGATCATTTTCCAGAGGAAAAGTTTGAGTCGATGATTGAGCTTCAGCTTCCACAAACCTTTCCAACTGCTAGGAGTAACAGGCGAAACATGAGGGGATCGAGAGGAAGAATATAAATGATGGGCCGTCTTGGAAGAGAAAACCCCTGAAGCCGATGCAGTCTAAATAAGAGAGTCAGACATAGCTATCTCATGAAGTGCACTAATTCgaattttctctctcctcttgcATGAACATGtcaatatatgtgtgtgtgtggatgCATATTATAAGTTAAAAAGAAGAGATGTGTGGTGCCACtctttaacacttttttttttttttcgcaaatttactattaaatatgtgaaatttaCATGTAGtcccataaatttaatggtgaatttgcACATATCTTATATTGAGATGGACAAAAGATAcgtaagaaaatgaaattaaacatttctctaaaataataataataataatgataataataataataaaaatcatgaTTGAGGTGAAATCACATTATTGAATAATCTATAGTTACGcaaatttctttttgattaaaaaGAATCACTTCGACTGAAAAGGCATTGTTGAATGTGTGAAGTGGACAAGTATGAAACCTACCAGTAAagtcattattaaaaaagaacctctttctttctttcccattttttttttttagtgattatTAAAAGAACTTgatagaaaatggaaaaaatataatttagccccttaaactatcacatttttttttggatggccCCTTAAACTCATCTTTGCCTGTCCACGTTCGGAGAGGCAGAGATGAGTTCGCCGAACTGCAGGCGTGCATTGTACCCAACGACAATGCTAGAAAAAAGCAGTACGTCATTCGgtcgatcgcaatatttttttaaaaaataaaaaataaaattttagtttttttgtagttttaaatttttttaaaactttttaaaaatctttttattttttaattgaaaaatgacacgtgccAGGGGTGTTATGGAGATATTTCACCAATatgggcatttttcaaaggttttggtagtttggtggGCTAGAGTGTAAGCCTTGGTCGTTTGGGGCACCATTCGGATAAAGAGTAATAATTTggagggctaaattgtattttttctatAGAAAATTTTTAGTCCCAAGGAAATCTACATATATAATTTCCTCAAGACTCAACTCAATACTATACTTTTTGGGCTTTTAACAAACACATGATAGGCATCATTTTCTTCAACAAATTTTACTGTGTCAACCTAAAGACTTACCTTCTCCAATAGATGTTTTAGATTGGTGGACAGTCTCAATCTACCGAAAAGTCTTCCCCAGCAATTTCAACTTCCTCCTCCACATGAGATGGATTTAGTAGATGTATTTGAAGCTTGCTAACAACAGTCAAGGCGGCCTACAACTGACCTAGATCGCATCAAGCCTTCCCTCCTTTTGTTGAAATCGTCTCTTCAATGATACActcatcctcctcctccacAAAACATAGATTTGGTTGATGGTCTCAACAGTGAGCACCATCTATGGAGACAAATTATTCGGTTAGAACCCCAATTTGTGCACCAATTTGATCTCTAAATCACTCAAACTAACCACCAAAGCAAACAAGTTGCTCCTCCAATCACTATAAACATGTTGTCAATTGTTTACCACATGTTGACTCTTCGCGTTCATACACATCACCAATAGTTGCATATATGTTTCCTCCTCAATGTACTCTTTTTCGCGCCATGATAGAAAATAatcttggctctgataccaactgttGTAGCGTGGTATAGTGAGtcacaaaattaataaatacaaactACAAATCCTCCCAATAAATGTTGGAATTGGAAAATTAACATGAAATTTGACTTTTGTACACCCTGGAGAAAAGCTCTCAAAATCCACCAATATTTCCTCCATTTGATGTCAAAATAACAAGATATAGAGCTTTTACCCCAATTGGTCTGTTTGTAAACTAATCTGCATCAGTGAGTTGTATGTGTAGTGTGAAGCATGCATGGATTTTCAGAAAAactaaagaggaaaaaagaaaggcacgatctttaattttaaaatgtaaatatcGCGACTTTAAGTGTTAGAAGGTGAAAATGGAACTTCTTTGATGTTTTAGAAGGTGAAAAGTGGGAGCTTGGTTA is a window of Alnus glutinosa chromosome 4, dhAlnGlut1.1, whole genome shotgun sequence DNA encoding:
- the LOC133865904 gene encoding wall-associated receptor kinase 2-like, translating into MALREILLQQLLLLGAIILAASEPYSICNRACGSLHIPYPFGTSEGCYLNSSFLITCKDSTPFLGLSNELKVLDVSLMEGEIRVSSLIARDCPNEPGYNANNSYYEFPLFKYFLISYTKNKFFAVGCDTFAVIAGTSADAESYTAGCLSLCDSIDSVVNGSCEGIGCCQTSLQKEMSSFLWTAGSLLNDSAVGKFSPCSFSFVAEEKAYNFSSSDLVNIHNKQTVPVVLDWAVGNETCGDAKKNSTTYACKGANSECFNSTNGPGYLCKCPSGYEGNPYDFFDGCKDINECEENPNPCNKTCENINITGSFCNKICVNIAGSFKCSCPKGYEGDGRTNGTACRPIVSQFRRIAIELGIGISLSILLVGGSWIYWGLKRRNLIKLKEKLFQQNGGLMLQQLLSNYTGSVERAKIFSTEELKRATNNYDESRILGQGGNGTVYKGVLPDNKVVAIKKSKGFDQSQTKQFINEVLLLTQINHRNVVKLLGCCLETEVPLLVYEFITNGTLFYHIHDKSHSSQLSWENRLKIAVETARALAYLHSEASMPIIHRDVKTANILLDDNLTAKVADFGASRQISLDQAQVTTLVQGTFGYLDPEYFHTGQLTEKSDVYSFGVVLAELLTGKKVVFSDGTRRDINLSMSFVSTVKEDRVLQILDNQIINEGNIEELKEVANLVKRCLSVSGEDRPSMKEVAMELEGLRIMRKNPPGKANLYTEETEYLLFEPAHSFSIDSSTDCSSIYTTAGYDSIGNHLLKPPDGGR